DNA sequence from the Ignavibacteria bacterium genome:
AATTTCATATTCTAATTCTTTCCAGCCATAAAGGGATTCTTCGATTAAAATTTGGTCAGTAAATTTAAAAGCCCGTTCAGCTTTTTTTATAAGTTCATCACGATCATTAACGATGCCTGATCCTAATCCTCCCAAAGCGTAAGCAATTCTCACCATCACAGGATACTTAATCCTCTCAGCGGCCGCGATGGCTTCTTCTACGCTGTTTACAGTTTTACTATTCGCAATTTTAAATCCAGCTTCTTCAACTCGCTTCGCAAATAAAAATCTATCTTCGGTATCCTTTATTGACTGAATCGGTGTGCCAAGAACGCTAACACTAAAATTCTCTAATATCCCTTTCTCATACAGCTCAACTCCAACGTTTAATGCTGTCTGTCCGCCAAATCCGAGAAGTATTCCATTGGGTTTTTCTTTTTCTATCACTCGTTCAACAACGTCTGTTCTTAAGGGAAGGAAATATACTTTATCGGCAAGATTTTCCGATGTCTGGATCGTAGCAATGTTTGGATTTACAAGAACAGATTCAATTCCGTCTTCTTTTAAAACTTTGATTGCCTGACTTCCGGAATAGTCGAACTCACCAGCTTGCCCGATTTGTAGAGCGCCGCTGCCGAGAATTAAAACCTTCTTTGGAAATCCCTTTTTCACCATTTAATTATCTCATTGCTCTAAGGAAAAGATCAAATATGAATTCTGTATCATCCGGACCCGGAGACGCTTCAGGATGAAATTGTGCACCGAAGAATGGTTTATAAATGTGCATTATTCCTTCATTAGTTCGGTCATTATCATTTGTAAACCATTCACGCCAATCTTCAGGTAAAGTTTTTGAGTCAATCGCATATCCATGATTTTGAGAAGTGATATAACACCTTTTCGTACCGACTTCATTAACAGGCTGGTTATGACTTCGATGACCGTATTTTAATTTATATGTTTTCGCTCCCGCTGCAAGTGCAAGTATTTGCGAACCGAGACAGATTCCAAGAATTGGGATTTCAAACTCAATTGCTTTTTTAGTTTGTTCGATTAGCTCTACACAAAGTTTAGGATCGCCCGGACCATTAGAAAGAAGAATACCATCGGGATTCTCTTTTAAAAAGTCTTCTCCATATGGAATGCGAATTACAGTTATATTTCTTCTAAGAAATGCTTGAATGATATTGTGTTTAACTCCGCAATCAATAAGCGCAATTGCCTTTTCCCCTTTTTGATAAACAATTTTCTCTATACACGAAGCCTCTTTAGCAAGAAGTCGCAGGTTTGGATCTTCAAAGTGTAAATCGTTTTTTGCGGAACTTACAATTTTACCAAGCATGCTGCCTTTTACTCTAAGCTTTTGTGTTAGCTTTCTTGTATCTACTCCATAGATACCTGGAATTTTTTCTAATAGCATCCATTCATGAAGCGATTGTTTTGCATCCCAATGAGAATAGTTCCTAGAATAGTCAGAAATTATCAAACCCCGTACTTGAATTTTGTCCGATTCGAAATTTTTTAGAAGTTCATTTTCCAGTTCTCTTCCTGGTACGCCATAATTACCGACCAATGGATAGGTTAAAACGAGTATTTGTCCATGATACGAAGGGTCTGTAATTGTTTCAGGGTAACCTACCATTCCGGTATT
Encoded proteins:
- the carA gene encoding glutamine-hydrolyzing carbamoyl-phosphate synthase small subunit encodes the protein NTGMVGYPETITDPSYHGQILVLTYPLVGNYGVPGRELENELLKNFESDKIQVRGLIISDYSRNYSHWDAKQSLHEWMLLEKIPGIYGVDTRKLTQKLRVKGSMLGKIVSSAKNDLHFEDPNLRLLAKEASCIEKIVYQKGEKAIALIDCGVKHNIIQAFLRRNITVIRIPYGEDFLKENPDGILLSNGPGDPKLCVELIEQTKKAIEFEIPILGICLGSQILALAAGAKTYKLKYGHRSHNQPVNEVGTKRCYITSQNHGYAIDSKTLPEDWREWFTNDNDRTNEGIMHIYKPFFGAQFHPEASPGPDDTEFIFDLFLRAMR
- the carB gene encoding carbamoyl-phosphate synthase large subunit, producing MVKKGFPKKVLILGSGALQIGQAGEFDYSGSQAIKVLKEDGIESVLVNPNIATIQTSENLADKVYFLPLRTDVVERVIEKEKPNGILLGFGGQTALNVGVELYEKGILENFSVSVLGTPIQSIKDTEDRFLFAKRVEEAGFKIANSKTVNSVEEAIAAAERIKYPVMVRIAYALGGLGSGIVNDRDELIKKAERAFKFTDQILIEESLYGWKELEYEIVRDSFNNCISVCAMENIDPMGIHTGDSIVVAPLQTLSAEENFKLRSIGIKLIRHLGIIGECNVQFALNPETNDYRIIEVNARLSRSSALASKATGYPLAFVATKLMLGYSLNEIVNNITKETSACFEPALDYIVVKFPRWDLQKFKLVSTQLGSEMKSVGEVMAIARTFEEAFQKAIRMLDIGLNGFSGNELNAAEGIETDLSVPTDRRIFFVA